One window from the genome of Camelus bactrianus isolate YW-2024 breed Bactrian camel chromosome 4, ASM4877302v1, whole genome shotgun sequence encodes:
- the TMEM250 gene encoding transmembrane protein 250, protein MPVMPIPRRVRSFHGPHTTCLHAACGPARTSRLARTKYNNFDVYIRARWLYGFIRFLLYFSCSLFTAALWGALAALFCLQYLGVRVLLRFQLKLSVLLLLLGRRRVDFRFLNELLIHGIHVTMLLVGGLGWCFMVFVDM, encoded by the coding sequence ATGCCGGTCATGCCCATCCCCCGGCGGGTGCGCTCCTTCCACGGCCCGCACACCACCTGCCTGCACGCAGCCTGTGGACCAGCGCGCACCTCCCGCCTGGCCCGCACCAAGTACAACAATTTCGACGTGTACATTCGGGCGCGCTGGCTCTACGGCTTCATCCGCTTCCTGCTGTACTTCAGCTGCAGCCTCTTCACGGCCGCGCTGTGGGGCGCGCTGGCCGCCCTCTTCTGCCTGCAGTACCTGGGTGTGCGTGTCCTGCTGCGCTTCCAGCTCAAGCTGtcggtgctgctgctgctgctcggcCGCCGGCGCGTGGACTTCCGCTTCCTGAATGAGCTGCTCATCCACGGCATCCACGTGACCATGCTGCTGGTCGGGGGACTGGGCTGGTGCTTCATGGTCTTCGTGGACATGTGA